The sequence CGGATGTGAGGATTATTTGTGCCACCAACCGTAAGCTGGAAGAGATGATCGAAAACGAAGAGTTTCGTGAGGATTTGTATTACCGGATTAATGTTTTCCCGATTTATATTCCGTCGTTGCGCGAGCGTCGCGATGATGTTCCGCAATTGGTTGATCATTTTATTGAGAAGTTTAATAAAGAGAACCAGACAAAAATTAAACGCATAACCACTTCGGCACTCGATATGCTGATGGTGTACAAATGGCCGGGCAACATTCGCGAGTTGGAAAACTGCATCGAGCGGGCCTGTATTTTAAGTACTGATAATGTGATTCACAGTTACAATTTACCACCGTCGTTGCAAACGGCCGATTCGTCGAATACCAGCTCAAAAGGCGGAATGATGTATACCGTTGAGCAAGTGGAAAAACAGTTGATTCGCGATGCGTTAACATCAACAAAAGGGAATATTACCAAAGCTGCCGAAGAGCTAAAAATAACCGAACGAATGCTGGGCACACGCCTTAAAAAGTACGAAATTGATGCATGGCGGTACAAGGTTTAATGGGAATAATTAGAATATTGGAGGATTAGAATGTTGGAATGCAGAAATGACTAATTTTAGCTATTATTGCATTTAAGCATTTCGGCATTAAAGCATTTAAAAATGGAAAAAAAACTCATTCAGGTTGATCTGCAAAATCCTCTTCATTGCGCGCAGTTGGTTCATCTGTTAAACGACTACATGGAAGATGAAATGGGGATCAGCGAACCGATGCCCGATGGACTTGGCCCAAAAATTATTGAGGGGCTAAAACGGCATACGGCGTACATGGGATTTTTTGTTTGTATTGGTGATAACTTTGCCGGGCTTGCCAATTGCAACCTCAATTTTTCTACCTGGAAAGCCAGTCCGCTGATAAATATCCACGATTTGATAGTTTCTCCCGATTTTCGTCAGCGGGGAGTTGGTCTTTTTCTGTTGAAAGGCATTGAAAAGTATGCCGAAGAAAATGGATATTGTCGCATAAATCTCGAAGTTCGTCACGATAATTTTAAAGCACAGAACTTGTATCGCAAAGCCGGATTTAAGGAATGTGAACCCAATAATTTCTTTTGGGAAAACAAGTTGTAAAAAAGGGCCATCCGTTTCCGGACGACCCCTTTGCTATGAATTATTTGTTGCTTTTTTGTTATTTCCAACCACCGCCTAAAGCGCGATACAAAGAAACCACCGCATTCAATTGTTGAATATGATCGTTAACATCGCTCAACTGCGCATTAAGCAAACTTTGCTGTGCATTTAAAACTTCGGTGTAAGTTGCCGAGCCGTAAACCAGCAATTCTTTGGTATAATCTACCGATTTTTCAAGTGCGTCAAGTTGTTTGTTACGTAGATCTATTTTTTGCAGCGAGGCATCGTACATGCTAAGTGCATCGTTTACTTCGGCACCTGCATTAAGTAATGTACTTTTAAAGTTTAGCAAAGCTTCTTCCTGTTGTGCTTTAGCAACCTCTAAACGTGTTTTGTTGGCACGTTTATTAAAAATTGGCTGAACCAAACCGCCCACAACATTGGCTGCAAACGATGCCGGATCAAACAAATCCCAAAATTCCAATGACTCTAAACTGGCACTTGCAGTTA comes from uncultured Draconibacterium sp. and encodes:
- a CDS encoding GNAT family N-acetyltransferase — encoded protein: MEKKLIQVDLQNPLHCAQLVHLLNDYMEDEMGISEPMPDGLGPKIIEGLKRHTAYMGFFVCIGDNFAGLANCNLNFSTWKASPLINIHDLIVSPDFRQRGVGLFLLKGIEKYAEENGYCRINLEVRHDNFKAQNLYRKAGFKECEPNNFFWENKL